The proteins below are encoded in one region of Paracoccus methylovorus:
- the ychF gene encoding redox-regulated ATPase YchF has product MGFRMGIVGLPNVGKSTLFNALTKTAAAQAANFPFCTIEPNVGEVAVPDSRLDKLAEIAGSKQIIPTRITFVDIAGLVKGASKGEGLGNQFLANIREVDAIAHVLRCFEDGDVTHVEGRVDPIADAETIETELMIADLESIERRLANIQRKLKGGDKEAVAQERLLKAAQAVLEVGRPARTVTVAEDERKAWDMLQLLTAKPVLFVCNVEEDKAATGNSQSERVAQMAAEQGAGHVVISAKIEEEISQLPAEEAVMFLEEMGLHEAGLDRLIREGYQLLGLETYFTVGPKEARAWTIHKGTMAPQAAGVIHGDFERGFIRAETMSYDDYVTYKGEAGAREAGKFRVEGKSYVVQDGDVLHFLFNA; this is encoded by the coding sequence ATGGGCTTTCGCATGGGGATCGTCGGCTTGCCGAACGTGGGCAAGTCGACGCTGTTCAACGCGCTGACAAAGACCGCCGCCGCGCAGGCTGCGAATTTCCCCTTTTGCACCATCGAGCCGAACGTGGGCGAGGTCGCCGTGCCCGATTCCCGGCTGGACAAGCTGGCCGAGATCGCCGGGTCCAAGCAGATCATTCCGACCCGCATCACCTTCGTCGATATCGCCGGGCTGGTCAAAGGCGCCAGCAAGGGCGAGGGGCTGGGCAACCAGTTCCTGGCCAATATCCGCGAAGTCGATGCCATCGCCCATGTGCTGCGCTGCTTTGAAGACGGCGACGTGACCCATGTCGAGGGCCGCGTCGATCCCATCGCCGATGCCGAGACCATCGAGACTGAGCTGATGATCGCCGATCTGGAATCCATCGAGCGGCGGTTGGCCAATATCCAGCGCAAGCTGAAAGGTGGCGACAAAGAGGCGGTGGCGCAGGAAAGGCTGCTCAAGGCCGCGCAGGCCGTGCTGGAGGTCGGCAGGCCCGCCCGCACCGTCACCGTGGCCGAGGATGAGCGCAAAGCATGGGACATGCTGCAGCTTCTGACCGCCAAGCCCGTGCTGTTCGTGTGCAACGTCGAAGAGGACAAGGCTGCAACCGGCAACAGCCAGTCCGAGCGCGTGGCGCAGATGGCGGCCGAGCAGGGCGCCGGTCATGTGGTGATCTCGGCGAAGATCGAGGAAGAGATCAGCCAGCTTCCGGCCGAGGAAGCGGTGATGTTCCTTGAAGAAATGGGTCTGCACGAAGCCGGTCTGGACCGGCTGATCCGCGAAGGTTACCAGCTTTTGGGCCTTGAGACCTATTTCACCGTCGGCCCGAAAGAGGCGCGTGCCTGGACCATCCACAAGGGCACCATGGCTCCGCAGGCCGCAGGCGTGATCCATGGCGATTTCGAGCGTGGGTTCATCCGTGCCGAGACCATGTCTTACGACGATTACGTCACCTACAAGGGCGAGGCCGGCGCGCGCGAGGCCGGCAAGTTCCGCGTCGAGGGCAAGTCCTATGTGGTGCAGGACGGCGACGTGCTGCATTTCCTGTTCAACGCCTGA
- the trpA gene encoding tryptophan synthase subunit alpha, whose product MSRIDDTFARLAETGGKAFVTYMMGCDPDFDRSLEIMRGLPGAGVDIIELGMPFTDPMADGATIQAAGQRALAAGGSVSRVLDMARAFRQDDDRTPIVLMGYYNTIYARPGGVDRFITDAVEAGIDGLIVVDLPPEEDAELCIPAREAGLNFIRLATPTTDDQRLPAVVQNTSGFIYYVSVTGITGGPAANAAEVAPEVARIRATAKLPVVVGFGISTPQAAQAVAGVADGCVVGSAIVKQIGEGRPLPEIMAFVAALAQGAHSA is encoded by the coding sequence ATGAGCAGAATCGACGACACTTTCGCGCGGCTGGCCGAGACGGGCGGCAAGGCTTTCGTCACCTATATGATGGGCTGCGACCCGGACTTCGACCGCTCGCTGGAAATCATGCGCGGCCTGCCCGGCGCCGGCGTGGACATCATCGAGCTGGGCATGCCCTTTACCGACCCGATGGCCGACGGCGCCACGATCCAGGCGGCCGGCCAGCGCGCGCTGGCGGCGGGCGGCAGCGTCAGCCGCGTGCTCGACATGGCGCGCGCCTTTCGCCAGGACGACGACCGCACCCCCATTGTGCTGATGGGCTATTACAACACCATTTATGCCCGCCCGGGTGGTGTGGACCGCTTTATCACCGATGCGGTCGAGGCCGGTATAGACGGTCTGATCGTCGTGGACCTGCCCCCCGAAGAGGATGCCGAGCTGTGCATCCCCGCGCGCGAGGCCGGGCTGAACTTCATCCGCCTCGCCACGCCCACGACCGATGACCAGCGCCTGCCCGCAGTGGTGCAGAACACCAGCGGCTTCATCTATTACGTCTCGGTCACCGGCATCACCGGCGGTCCCGCCGCCAACGCGGCCGAAGTCGCGCCCGAGGTCGCCCGCATCCGCGCCACCGCCAAGTTGCCGGTCGTCGTGGGCTTTGGCATCTCGACCCCGCAGGCGGCACAGGCCGTGGCGGGCGTGGCGGACGGCTGCGTCGTGGGCTCGGCCATCGTCAAGCAGATCGGCGAGGGACGACCCCTGCCCGAGATCATGGCTTTCGTCGCCGCACTGGCGCAGGGCGCGCACAGCGCCTGA
- a CDS encoding glutathione S-transferase family protein gives MPTLFYHAGACSLAPHIALEWIGAPYQAVSVEFGSAELRAVNPASAVPVLREDDGWTLTQAGAILHHLARKHPEAELGGGDDLRSQAEFDRWSSFFTGDMHPAFFPLFMPQRYTTSREQADRDAVQEAGRKLVRKRLALLNDHLEGRDWILDRRSVIDAYAFPMIRWAAKLLPEGIASWANVQALHDRIAADPAVQAVLARETGA, from the coding sequence ATGCCCACCCTGTTCTACCACGCCGGCGCCTGCTCGCTCGCCCCGCATATTGCTCTGGAATGGATCGGCGCGCCCTATCAGGCGGTGTCGGTCGAATTCGGATCGGCCGAATTGCGGGCGGTGAACCCGGCAAGTGCCGTGCCGGTGCTGCGCGAAGATGACGGCTGGACGCTGACACAGGCCGGCGCGATCCTGCATCATCTGGCCCGCAAGCACCCCGAAGCGGAACTGGGCGGTGGCGACGACCTGCGGTCACAGGCCGAGTTCGACCGCTGGTCAAGCTTTTTCACCGGCGACATGCACCCTGCCTTTTTCCCGCTGTTCATGCCGCAGCGTTACACCACCAGCCGCGAACAGGCCGACCGCGACGCCGTGCAAGAGGCCGGACGCAAGCTGGTGCGCAAGCGGCTGGCGCTGCTGAACGATCATCTTGAAGGCCGGGACTGGATCCTGGACCGCCGCTCGGTGATCGACGCCTATGCCTTTCCGATGATCCGCTGGGCGGCAAAGCTGCTGCCCGAAGGCATCGCATCCTGGGCCAATGTGCAGGCCCTGCATGACCGCATCGCGGCCGATCCGGCCGTGCAGGCCGTCCTTGCCCGCGAAACGGGCGCATAA
- a CDS encoding VOC family protein, which yields MPTGIHHVTGITRRVQANVDFYAGFLGLRLVKRTGGFEDAEQLHLFYGDALGSPGSLITFLVWEDGAPGRVGHGQVAEIALAVPPASIGDWLTRAMTARVPVEGPLRELGETVLRLKDPDGVIVKLVGVDLPADAPLPDPIAPTRLRSVVILTEQPDATRDFLIRFGYRPGTVSGAVQRMVSDTDAIDIRDATGFFPGIPGTGTLDHVAFRAADAETVRRMRLELKDTDATSVHDRKYFLSLYVREPAGTLLEYATDAPGFTVDETVEDLGRTLFVPPHDIARAEDLRVILPQFALPGEERNPMRNLHFIHRFHRPENPDGSTIVLLHGTGGNESDLMPLAHRIAPNATLLGVRGRSTEEGINRWFRRYDAVTYDQADIRAEAEAFAGFIDEAARAYGLNPKALTYLGYSNGANLLGAVLQLYPGLIGRAVLLRAVQVLEEPPEQQPQALADSRVLMLTGNRDLFARMAPELEHALREGGAALDARTISAGHEIQPEDLTLASQWLAGRD from the coding sequence ATGCCCACCGGCATCCATCACGTCACCGGCATCACCCGCCGGGTGCAGGCCAATGTCGATTTCTATGCAGGCTTTCTGGGCCTGCGTCTGGTCAAGCGCACGGGCGGTTTCGAGGATGCCGAACAACTGCATCTGTTCTATGGCGACGCGCTGGGTTCGCCCGGTTCGCTCATCACCTTTCTGGTGTGGGAGGACGGCGCGCCCGGGCGTGTCGGTCACGGCCAGGTGGCCGAGATCGCGTTGGCCGTGCCACCCGCCAGCATCGGCGACTGGCTGACCCGCGCCATGACCGCCCGCGTGCCGGTCGAGGGGCCCTTGCGCGAATTGGGTGAAACGGTTTTGCGACTCAAGGACCCCGATGGCGTGATCGTCAAGCTGGTGGGGGTGGACCTGCCCGCGGATGCCCCGCTGCCCGACCCCATCGCGCCGACACGGCTGCGCAGCGTCGTCATCCTGACCGAGCAGCCCGATGCGACGCGCGACTTCCTGATCCGCTTCGGCTATCGGCCGGGCACGGTTTCGGGTGCGGTGCAACGGATGGTCTCGGACACGGATGCAATCGACATCCGCGACGCCACTGGCTTTTTTCCGGGCATTCCCGGCACCGGAACCCTGGATCACGTCGCCTTTCGCGCGGCCGATGCCGAAACGGTGCGCCGGATGCGGCTGGAGCTTAAGGATACCGATGCGACCAGCGTGCATGACCGCAAGTATTTCCTGTCGCTCTATGTGCGCGAGCCGGCGGGAACGCTGCTGGAATACGCCACCGACGCCCCCGGCTTTACCGTGGACGAGACGGTCGAGGATTTGGGCCGGACGCTGTTCGTCCCGCCCCATGACATTGCACGCGCCGAGGATCTGCGCGTGATCTTGCCGCAATTCGCTCTGCCGGGCGAGGAAAGGAACCCGATGCGAAACCTGCATTTCATCCACCGCTTCCACCGGCCGGAAAACCCGGACGGCAGCACGATCGTCCTGCTGCACGGGACGGGCGGCAACGAGTCCGATTTGATGCCGCTTGCACATCGCATCGCGCCGAACGCCACGCTGCTGGGTGTGCGCGGTCGCTCGACCGAGGAAGGCATCAACCGCTGGTTCCGCCGCTATGACGCCGTGACCTACGATCAGGCCGACATCCGCGCCGAGGCCGAAGCATTTGCCGGCTTCATCGACGAGGCCGCGCGGGCCTATGGGCTGAACCCCAAGGCGCTGACCTATCTGGGCTATTCGAACGGCGCCAACCTGCTAGGCGCGGTCTTGCAGCTATATCCGGGCCTCATCGGCCGGGCGGTGCTGCTGCGCGCCGTGCAGGTGCTGGAAGAACCGCCGGAGCAACAGCCACAGGCGCTGGCCGACAGCAGGGTGCTGATGCTGACCGGGAACCGCGACCTCTTCGCCCGCATGGCCCCCGAGCTGGAACACGCCTTGCGCGAGGGCGGCGCGGCGCTGGATGCCCGGACGATCAGTGCCGGCCACGAGATTCAGCCCGAGGATCTGACGCTGGCCTCGCAATGGCTGGCAGGCCGGGACTGA
- a CDS encoding NADPH-dependent FMN reductase: MTKKPNIAIIIGSTRAARFADKPATWLLENAQKRDDMSFELVDLRDYDLPLFDEVASNLWVPSQDPRAVKWQQKLAEFDGYIFVTSEYNHSVSGSLKNALDQAYKEWNHKPAAAMGYGGVGAARAIEHLRGIAVELQMVPLRNAVHLGAGEFMKVSPLGANGPMSEVDAVLQPALGSMLDELLWWAEATMAQRAKTA, from the coding sequence ATGACCAAGAAGCCCAATATCGCCATCATCATCGGCTCGACCCGCGCCGCCCGCTTTGCCGACAAGCCCGCCACATGGCTGCTGGAAAATGCGCAAAAGCGCGACGACATGAGCTTTGAGCTGGTCGATCTGCGGGACTATGACCTGCCGCTGTTCGACGAGGTCGCCTCGAACCTTTGGGTGCCGTCGCAGGACCCCCGCGCGGTGAAATGGCAGCAGAAGCTGGCCGAATTCGACGGCTATATCTTCGTGACCTCGGAATACAACCACTCGGTCAGCGGCTCGCTGAAAAATGCGCTGGATCAGGCATATAAGGAATGGAACCACAAGCCGGCGGCGGCCATGGGCTATGGCGGCGTCGGGGCCGCCCGCGCCATCGAGCATCTGCGCGGCATCGCCGTCGAATTACAGATGGTGCCCCTGCGCAATGCCGTGCATCTGGGCGCGGGCGAATTCATGAAGGTCTCGCCGCTGGGTGCCAATGGCCCGATGTCCGAAGTGGACGCGGTGCTGCAACCCGCACTGGGGTCCATGCTGGACGAACTGCTTTGGTGGGCCGAGGCGACCATGGCGCAGCGCGCAAAAACCGCCTGA
- a CDS encoding DUF1801 domain-containing protein — MNQPETEKSASELIDARIGELRDWRGEMLARLRALIHEADPEVVEEWKWRGVPVWSHDGIICTGETYEQVVKMTFAKGAALPDPAGLFNASLEGNTRRAIDLREGDRIDTEALKALIRAAAALNAAKKKGRSK; from the coding sequence ATGAACCAGCCGGAAACGGAAAAATCCGCCTCGGAACTCATTGACGCGCGGATCGGTGAACTTCGCGATTGGCGCGGCGAGATGCTGGCGCGACTGCGCGCCCTGATCCACGAGGCCGACCCCGAGGTGGTCGAGGAATGGAAATGGCGCGGCGTGCCGGTCTGGTCGCATGACGGCATCATCTGCACCGGCGAGACCTATGAGCAGGTGGTCAAGATGACCTTTGCCAAGGGTGCCGCGCTCCCGGATCCTGCGGGCCTGTTCAACGCCAGCCTGGAAGGCAACACGCGCCGTGCCATCGACCTGCGCGAAGGGGATCGGATCGACACCGAGGCGCTCAAAGCCCTGATCCGCGCCGCTGCGGCACTGAACGCGGCCAAGAAAAAAGGGCGGTCGAAGTGA